A region of the Campylobacter cuniculorum DSM 23162 = LMG 24588 genome:
ATAATTCCAGAAGAAATGGGATCAAGTGCCGAAGTCGGTTCATCTAACAATAAAAGAGTCGGCTTAATCGCTAAAGCCCTTGCAATACAAAGCCTTTGCTGTTGTCCGCCTGAAAGTGCTAAAGCATTTTGTTTAAGTTTGTCCTTAACCTCTTTAAAAAGCCCAACTTTTTCAAGACAATCTACAACCAAATTTTCCTCTTCTTGTTTATTTTTAACCATGGCATGAAGTCTTGGCGCATAAGAAATATTCTCATAAATGCTTTTAACAAAAACATTAGGTTGCTGAAAAACCATACCAACCTTTTTTCTAAGAGCTGTTTCATTTTGAATTTTAACATCTTCTTCATCAACCTCAACGAGTCCATAAATTTTAGCAATTTTGTCATTCATGCGATTAAAGCATCTTAAAAATGTTGATTTTCCACAACCTGA
Encoded here:
- a CDS encoding phosphate ABC transporter ATP-binding protein; translated protein: MIAKTTNLNLFYGKKQALFDINMEISKNKITALIGASGCGKSTFLRCFNRMNDKIAKIYGLVEVDEEDVKIQNETALRKKVGMVFQQPNVFVKSIYENISYAPRLHAMVKNKQEEENLVVDCLEKVGLFKEVKDKLKQNALALSGGQQQRLCIARALAIKPTLLLLDEPTSALDPISSGIIEELLKELSLNLSMIMVTHNMQQARRIADYTAFFHLGELVEFGQSQTFFTNAQKEKTRAYLSGAFG